The genome window CACTGTGACCGCGGTGTCGGTGTCCGTCGCTCTGGCGGCCTGCGGACAGAGCGGCGAGAGTGCCGTCGGTGGCGGGAACGGCGGTCCGAGTATCGGCCTGCTGGTGCCGGATGCGGTCACGCCCCGCTGGGAGACGAACGACAGGCCCCTGCTGGAGAAGAAGATCAAGGAGTTGTGCGGCGACTGCACGGTCGTACACGCCAACGCCCGGGGCGATGTGGCCACCCAGCAGCAGCAAGTCGACTCCATGATCACCAGAGGGGTCGATGCACTGGTGCTCGTGGCGGTCGACGCCAGGGCGCTCAGTTCCGCGGTCGGGAAGGCGGAGGAGGCGGGTATCCCGGTGATCGCCTACGACCGCCTCTCCGAGGGCCCCATCTCCGGCTATGTCTCCTTCAACGGCCAGGAGGTCGGCAGGCTCCAGGGCAGGGCGCTCCTGCAAGCCATGCATGAGAGAGGGCACGGCGACGAGATCGTCATGATCAACGGCGACCCCACCGACCCCAACGCCGTCGCGTTCAAGGAGGGAGCCCTGTCGGTGCTCAGAGGCAAGGTCAAGATCGGTAAGATGTTCGACACACCCATGTGGCGGTCGGACCTCGCCAACATGAACATGTCGGGAGCCATCGCCGACCTGGGCGCCGACCACATCAACGGCGTCTACTCCGCCAACGACGCCCTCGCCTCCGGCATCATCTCCTCCCTCCGAGCGAACAAGATCAGCCCACTGCCTCCGGTCACGGGCCAGGACGCGGACCTCGGAGGCGTCCGGCGCATCGTCGACGGCGAGCAGTACATGACCGTCTGGAAGCCGTTCCAGCCCGAGGCCGCCGCGGGTGCCGCCATGGCCGTGGCCGCCGCCCGCGGCGAAAACCTCGACCGCATGGCCACCGGCAAGGTGAGCAACCGCAGCGAGAAGGCTGTTCCGGCCGTCCTGCTCACACCGGTGGCCGTGACCGCCGACAACATCAAGGACACCCTCGTGAAAGGCGGGGTGTACACGATCCAGCAGATCTGCATTCCCCGACTCAGGGCGGCCTGCGACAAGGCCGGACTCACCGGATAGGCCCAACAGGGCCGACGTTGCGGCTGAACAGGCCGAACAGGCCGAGCGGGCGGCTGGACGGGCCGGACAAGCCGTTCACGCTTCACGGCCGGGCCCGGGAAGGAGATGGTTTCCGTGCCGGCTCAACCCCTGCTGGCACTGCACGGCGTCTGCAAGCGCTTCGGCGTCGTTCAGGTCCTCACCGACATCGAACTGGAGGTTCGCGCCGGGGAGGTCGTGGCGCTTCTGGGCGACAACGGGGCGGGCAAGTCCACCCTGGTCAAGGTGATCTCGGGCGTCGCGCCCGCGGACACGGGCGTCATCGAGTGGGAGGGAAGGCCGGTGCAGATCAGGCGTCCCCACGACGCCCGGGGACTCGGCATCGCCACCGTCTACCAGGACCTCGCCCTGTGCGGGAACCTCGACGTCGTCGGCAACCTGTTCCTCGGTCGCGAGATCCGAAAGTGGGGATTCCTCGACGAGGTGGAGATGGAACGCTGCACCCGGGACCTGCTGAAGCGCCTGGCGACCGGCCTGGTCGATCTGCGCTGCCCGGTCGTCTCCCTCTCCAGCGGCCAGCGGCAGATGGTCGCCATCGCCCGCTCGCTCCTCGGCGACCCGCGGCTCCTCCTCCTGGACGAGCCGACGGCCTCCCTCGGCATCCAGCAGACCGCCGAGGTCCTGGAGCTCGTCGACCATCTGCGTGACCGCGGCATGGGGGTACTGCTCATCAGTCACAACATGGCCGACGTCAAAGCTCTCGCAGACCGGGCCGCGGTGCTGCGACTGGGCCGCAACAACGGCTTCTTCAACGTGAACACCGCATCTCAGGAAGAGATCATTTCCTCCATCACCGGGGCCACGGAGAACGTCCCCCATCGGGTGGCCCACCGGGAGGTGGACTGGTGAAAGAGAGCCGCAAGAGGGCAGACGACACGCGGGCCGCCCCCGCCGCCCCCCGTCAGCCGCAACCCGGGCGGAAGATCGTCCCTGTCCTGGCGGGCTGGGCCGCGGCGTCCCGGCGCAGGTTCATCGCCGGTGAACTGGGCTCGCTCCCGGTCATCCTCGTGCTCGCCGCGGTGTGGATCGTCTTCCAGTCCCTCAACCCCAACTTCCTCTCACCCAGGAACCTGTCCAACCTCAGTGTCGACATCGTGGGCACGGGCCTGATCGCGGTCGGCATCGTCTTCGTGCTGCTGATCGGCGAGCTCGATCTGTCGGTCGGCTCGATCAGCGGCCTGGCGGCGGCCGTCTTCGCCGTACTGAACGTCAACAACGGCATGCCCGAATGGCTCGCCGTCATCCTCGCCGTCCTCACGGGCACCGCGACGGGGACCATCCAGGGCTTCTCCGTCGCCCGGACCCGCGTACCCGCGTTCGTGGTCACGCTGGCGGGACTGCTGACCTGGAACGGCGTCATGCTCTACATCCTCGGCACCACCGGCACCATCGACCTCGACGAGAACGGTTTCGTCGCCCAGCTGACCAGCTACTACTTCGGCAACCACAGCGTCGCCTACGGTCTGGCGGCCTCCGGCGCCGGCCTGCTGTTCCTCATCTCCTACCGGGACAGGCACCGCCGGCGCGCCCTCGACCTGCCGCACCGCTCACTCGGGGAGATCGGGGTACGCACGGGAGCACTCGCGGTGGTCGCGTTCGGCGCCGCCTACGTACTCAACCGGTTCCAGGGCCTGCCGCTGGCCCTCCTGATCTTCCTCGTCATCACGGCCGGCCTGGACATCCTCCTGCGCGGCACACGCTACGGACGGCAGGTCTACGCCCTCGGCGGCGGCATCGAGGCGGCCCGCCGCGCCAGTCTCAGCGTGGTCTGGGTACAGACCGCGGTGCTCGCGTTCTCGGGCACGATGGCCGCGATCGGCGGCCTGTTCCTCGCCTCACGGATCACCTCCGTGAGCCAGTCCTCCGGCTCGGGCGTCCTGCTGCTGAACGCCATCGCGGCCGCGGTCATCGGCGGTACCAGCCTGTTCGGCGGACGCGGCACCACCTGGTCCGCGGTGCTCGGCGCGCTGATCATCCAGTCGATCTCCTCGGGCATGGCGATCACGGGCATCCCGGTCGCCGTCCAGTTCGTGATCACCGGCGGGGTGCTGTTCGCGGCGGCGGTCATCGACGCGCTGTCCCGACGGTCGCAGGAGGCGCATGGGCGGGCGTGAGAACCGAACGACGGGCGGCCGAGGGTGTCACTGCTTCACGCGGACAGTCGGAGTCATCCCTTGAGACCCCTGGTGGCCGTTCCAGGCGACCGAGCGCGCATTGCTGATGACCTCCCTCCTGGAGCCCGCGCTGCCCCTCCCGCAGCAGCCGGGCCGCGGCTTCCCGGCCGTAGGAGATGGCAGCCCTGTCGGAGCCGAGCTGGTACTGCTTGGAGTGGAAGCAGGGGGCTCCAAAGGCGATGTGCGGATAGGATGCGGGCCGAACTGGCCACTCGTGGGGGGAATCGTGAAACAGTCCAACGAGCCGATCATCTCGCCAGTGGAAGACTTGCTGAACGGCAAGATCGTGATCCCGTCCATTCAGCGCGACTTCGTTTGGATGCGCACAGACGTACGCGATCTGTTCGACTCCCTGTATCGGGGTTACCCAGTCGGTGCGCTGCTCCTCTGGGAAACCAACCTTCAGGCCCCCTTCCGGACGGCGGCTGTAGTCCAGTCAGCCAAGCCTTCCCAGCGGCCGCTGTACCTCCTTGACGGTCAGCAGCGACTCACCTCGCTTGCCTGGGTCTACCGGCCCGAATCCAAGGCTGACGGCCGCCTCATCGACCTCCGCTTCGACGTGCGGACGGAGGAGTTCGTCAATCCCAGCGCGGTCCAGCGCAAGGACCCCCTCCTGATCCCCGTCTCGGCGATCTTGCAGGACGGGGTCCAGTTCTACGAGATCCTGTTGGACGCCGGGGTGGAGATGCGGCACCCGGAGTTCAAGGAGTGGACCAAGCGCCTTCAGAAGGTCAATGACATCCGCAAGCAGCAGATCGTCGTGGTCACCTACAGTTCCGACGACTACGAGGAGGTCGCCGAAGTCTTCGCCCGGCTCAACAAGGGCGGACGCAGGCTCTCCAAGGGCGACCTGGTCTACAGCGCCATCGCGGCTCGCTGGGCAGATGGCCTTCAGACCATGGACTCCTTCCACGAGGAGTTGAAGGACATCGGCTTCGCCTTGGACCGTGAGGCAGTCCTGCGGCTCATGAGCCTGCTCGCGGGGACGGGCGCCCGCCATATCAAGCTCATCGGCGCTGCGATGGACGCGTCTGCTCTCAAAGAAGCTTGGCAGGCCACCGAGACTGCGCTTCGTCTCGCCATTGACTTCCTTCGCGGAGAGTGCGGGATCCCCCGTTCGGACGTACTCACCTCGCCGAACGCCGTGGTGGTCCCGGCACTGCTGCTGCACCATCGCCAGGGGAAGCTTCTGCCCGAAGAGGTCGGGCTGCTGCGCCGCTGGGTCTACACGGCGATGGCCTTCAGCCACTACTCACTGCAGGTTGAGGGGAAGCTGGACGCCGAAGCACGCCTGATCAAGGGCCGGGGCGGAGAGCAACTGTTCACCGAACTCATCCGTCGCGCCTTCGGTCCGCGCTCCGTGGACAGCCCGATTCACCCTAGGGACCTGGAACAGAAGTACTCGACTCATCCCTTCTTCCGTCTGCTCTACATCGCCGCACTTCAGGGGAAGGCCAAGGACTGGGCGACCAACACCGCCATCAACGATCAGCCCATCAGTTCCGGCGCCAAGATCGAGTTTCACCACGTCTTTCCTCGGGCGCGAGTGCAGGCGACGTTCCCAAAGGAGGAGTGGAACAGTCTGGCCAACCTCGCGTTCGTGACGGGACAGACCAACAAGATGATCGGCTCCAAGCTGCCCGCCGAGTACATGGCGGAAATCGCGCCGGAACGCCTGGCCGAGCAGTGGATTCCTGACGCTCCGGAGCTCCGGTCCCTGGACCGGTTCCCCGACTTCCTGGCCGCACGCAGGCGCTTGCAGGCCAACGTCCTCAACCGGCTACTGGGACTTCCGGCGTACGCCGGCCAGGACACCCACCGGGACATCGACGAACCGCCTGCCGATGAGGAGGTAATCGCAGAGGACCCCACCGCCCCCAAACCCGTAGGGGCGACCGTTCAAGATCTCCGCACGGAGAATGGCGTCGAGGTCTACGCGATCTACGAAGGCCGACGCGTCAATGGTTACTACGACCCCTCGTCCCGAACCGTGACCATTCCCTCCGGCCCGGGCCGAGGCGAATACGGGACTCCCAGCGGAGCGGCAGTCGCCGTGGTACAGGCCCTCAACCCACACGTCAATCCGAACCGCAACGGGTGGTCCTTCTGGACTGTCACAGCCACAGGTAAGTTGCTGCAAAGCATCCGGTAGCGGATTGCGGAATGGGACGCCTGGCCGCAGCCGCATACGGCCGGTCCCCGAATGGCGGCGTCGCCAACGAGTGACGCAGCAGTGCGAGGTGTGGTGTGCGCGACCCTGGTTGACTTGTCCGCGCGGACTGCCGGTGGCGGAGCTCTGGCAGGGCAGTCCGTGCTCCCGGCACACCGATGGCTTGGACGCACCGACGAGGGAAGTCGACGTGGAGCAGTTCGCTGCGGGCAAGATTCTGCGCAGCAGGTACCGGTTGGACCGGATTCTGGGCAGAGGGTCGATGGGGCTCGTATGGCAGGGGACGGACGTGTATCTGGAGCGCCCCGTCGCCGTGAAGACCGTCGCCGCGGATCTTCTGGCCCTTCCCGACTGGCGCCACACCGCTCTGGCTCGCTTCGAGAGGGAGGCCAAGGCCGCCGCTCGTCTGGACCACGCCAACATCACCACCGTGTACGACGCGGCCGTCACCGAGGACGTCTGCTGCCTGGTGATGCAGCTCGTCGACGGCACGACTCTCGACAACCTCATCGATGGCGCCGACGACGGACGCCTGCCTGTGTCGGCTGCGGTCTCGGTCGCCGCGCAACTGTGCTCAGGGCTGTCCGCCGCGCATGCCTCCGGGCTCGTCCACCGCGACCTCAAGCCTCAGAACGTCATGATCCGCACCAGCGGTCTGGTGAAGATACTCGACTTCGGGTTGGTGAAGGTTCTCTCGGACACCGATCCGCGACTCACCATGACGGGCGAAACGCTGGGCAACGTCGCCTACGCGTCACCCGAACTCCTCGTCGGCGAAAAGCCGTTGGACGGACGGAGCGACCTGTACGCGGTGGGGTGCCTGCTGCACCACATGCTCACCGGTCACCGCCCCTTCCACAGTGAGCGCCCCGCCCAGCTGGTGACTCAGCACCTCACCGCGTCTCCGCCGCGGGTGGCCGACTACGGCGTCGACGCACCGGCGGCGCTCCAGGACCTGCTGCACGCACTGCTCGCCAAGCGTCCTGAGGATCGCCCCAGCGATGCGGTGGAAGTGTACGCGGCACTCGCCCCGTACCTGCCGGGCCCCGATCCGGCGCTCGTGATGCGCAGGATGCCGCCGGAGGATCCCCGACGGCCGTTCCTCGTGCCCCAAGGGCCGATCGTGCCGCGCTAGCCGAAGGGCGACCGCGGCACGATCCGGGTCCGGTCAGGCTGCGACTGGCGGCCGGGCCTTGATCAGTTCCTTGAGGAACGGGCTGGGCTCCCCGTGCCAGAAGATGTCCAGGCTGTCGCGGGCGCGCGTGGCCGCGACGAAGAGCAGCGAGCGGGCGCGCTGCATCTCCGTCCGGTAGCGTGCCGGGTCCGTGGTGCGCCGCTGCTGGACGCTCGCGCGCGGCACCAGCCCGTCGGTCACCCCGGCGATGATCATGCGCTGGTACTCGAGACCTTTGAACCGGAACATCGTGCCGATGTGGACGCCGCTGTCGCCGCGAGGTCCGTCCGGGCCGATCTCCAACGCTCGGATACCGTGCTGAGCCAACGTGTACGCGGCTTCGCTGGCCATCTGGTTGGTCGGTACGGCGATGGCGATCTGCTCGTGCGGCACCTGACCCCAGGACTCGATCAGCGCGGCGATCGCCTCACGCTCGTCCTGCCAGTCGTTCAGCCTGTGCAGGTCCGGGACTGCGCCGCTGAGCACCGACCGGTACCCGGCCAGCGTCTCCGTGCTGCCGTCGAGGTCGTCGTACTTCTCGTCGCCGAGCACGTTCAGCGCTGAGCGCAGGATCTGCCGCGTGGTGCGGTAGCTCAGCGACAGCTTCGACGAACGGCCGCGGATGTTGATGCCGAGGCTGCCGAGGGTCACCTGGTTCTTGTAGATGCGCTGGTGAGTGTCACCGACCAGGAAGAGGTCGTTGCGGTCCGGGGCGGTCATCGCCCGCAGCATCTTCCAGTGCGCAGGCCGCAAGTCCTGAGCCTCGTCGACCACGATGTGCCTGTACCGGTAGCGCAGCCAGCCTCCCGATCCGTCGGCCACGTGGATGTTGTCGAGGCCGCCCGCTTCTTCCCGCTGACGGTCGATGGCCTGGATACGCCGGGCGCGTTCCACCTCCAACTGAGCTGCCCGCTCCGCGATCTGATCCCACGTCTGGACTTCGAGCCGGTCCAGGCGCTGGGTGAACCGCTCGACTAGTTGCCAGATCTCGGCGCGCTCCGCACGGGTGACCGTGCCTCCGCGTCCGGCGCGACGGGCACGGAAGTAGTCCGTGCGGGAGGTGACGGCCTGGCCGAGGATCACCTGCGTCCATTCGTCGTTCAGGAACTCTGCGTCCCAGCCGTCCGCGCCGAGCTCGTCCAGGAGCGAGCGCCATTCGCGGACGGCCTGGGCCTCGTCGATGATCCGCTTGCGGTTGCCGGGCTCCGCCTCCCGGACGGTGCGCAGCGCGAGCTGGTCGACATGGCTGATCTCGACACGCGACAGCAGCGTTTCGCCGCCCAGGGCGAGCAGCCGCGAACGCAGGTCCGCCGCGAGGTTCTTGTTGTACG of Streptomyces cynarae contains these proteins:
- a CDS encoding sugar ABC transporter substrate-binding protein, whose amino-acid sequence is MKTCIRNAVLTVTAVSVSVALAACGQSGESAVGGGNGGPSIGLLVPDAVTPRWETNDRPLLEKKIKELCGDCTVVHANARGDVATQQQQVDSMITRGVDALVLVAVDARALSSAVGKAEEAGIPVIAYDRLSEGPISGYVSFNGQEVGRLQGRALLQAMHERGHGDEIVMINGDPTDPNAVAFKEGALSVLRGKVKIGKMFDTPMWRSDLANMNMSGAIADLGADHINGVYSANDALASGIISSLRANKISPLPPVTGQDADLGGVRRIVDGEQYMTVWKPFQPEAAAGAAMAVAAARGENLDRMATGKVSNRSEKAVPAVLLTPVAVTADNIKDTLVKGGVYTIQQICIPRLRAACDKAGLTG
- a CDS encoding ATP-binding cassette domain-containing protein, which gives rise to MVSVPAQPLLALHGVCKRFGVVQVLTDIELEVRAGEVVALLGDNGAGKSTLVKVISGVAPADTGVIEWEGRPVQIRRPHDARGLGIATVYQDLALCGNLDVVGNLFLGREIRKWGFLDEVEMERCTRDLLKRLATGLVDLRCPVVSLSSGQRQMVAIARSLLGDPRLLLLDEPTASLGIQQTAEVLELVDHLRDRGMGVLLISHNMADVKALADRAAVLRLGRNNGFFNVNTASQEEIISSITGATENVPHRVAHREVDW
- a CDS encoding sugar ABC transporter permease encodes the protein MVKESRKRADDTRAAPAAPRQPQPGRKIVPVLAGWAAASRRRFIAGELGSLPVILVLAAVWIVFQSLNPNFLSPRNLSNLSVDIVGTGLIAVGIVFVLLIGELDLSVGSISGLAAAVFAVLNVNNGMPEWLAVILAVLTGTATGTIQGFSVARTRVPAFVVTLAGLLTWNGVMLYILGTTGTIDLDENGFVAQLTSYYFGNHSVAYGLAASGAGLLFLISYRDRHRRRALDLPHRSLGEIGVRTGALAVVAFGAAYVLNRFQGLPLALLIFLVITAGLDILLRGTRYGRQVYALGGGIEAARRASLSVVWVQTAVLAFSGTMAAIGGLFLASRITSVSQSSGSGVLLLNAIAAAVIGGTSLFGGRGTTWSAVLGALIIQSISSGMAITGIPVAVQFVITGGVLFAAAVIDALSRRSQEAHGRA
- a CDS encoding GmrSD restriction endonuclease domain-containing protein codes for the protein MKQSNEPIISPVEDLLNGKIVIPSIQRDFVWMRTDVRDLFDSLYRGYPVGALLLWETNLQAPFRTAAVVQSAKPSQRPLYLLDGQQRLTSLAWVYRPESKADGRLIDLRFDVRTEEFVNPSAVQRKDPLLIPVSAILQDGVQFYEILLDAGVEMRHPEFKEWTKRLQKVNDIRKQQIVVVTYSSDDYEEVAEVFARLNKGGRRLSKGDLVYSAIAARWADGLQTMDSFHEELKDIGFALDREAVLRLMSLLAGTGARHIKLIGAAMDASALKEAWQATETALRLAIDFLRGECGIPRSDVLTSPNAVVVPALLLHHRQGKLLPEEVGLLRRWVYTAMAFSHYSLQVEGKLDAEARLIKGRGGEQLFTELIRRAFGPRSVDSPIHPRDLEQKYSTHPFFRLLYIAALQGKAKDWATNTAINDQPISSGAKIEFHHVFPRARVQATFPKEEWNSLANLAFVTGQTNKMIGSKLPAEYMAEIAPERLAEQWIPDAPELRSLDRFPDFLAARRRLQANVLNRLLGLPAYAGQDTHRDIDEPPADEEVIAEDPTAPKPVGATVQDLRTENGVEVYAIYEGRRVNGYYDPSSRTVTIPSGPGRGEYGTPSGAAVAVVQALNPHVNPNRNGWSFWTVTATGKLLQSIR
- a CDS encoding serine/threonine-protein kinase, translated to MEQFAAGKILRSRYRLDRILGRGSMGLVWQGTDVYLERPVAVKTVAADLLALPDWRHTALARFEREAKAAARLDHANITTVYDAAVTEDVCCLVMQLVDGTTLDNLIDGADDGRLPVSAAVSVAAQLCSGLSAAHASGLVHRDLKPQNVMIRTSGLVKILDFGLVKVLSDTDPRLTMTGETLGNVAYASPELLVGEKPLDGRSDLYAVGCLLHHMLTGHRPFHSERPAQLVTQHLTASPPRVADYGVDAPAALQDLLHALLAKRPEDRPSDAVEVYAALAPYLPGPDPALVMRRMPPEDPRRPFLVPQGPIVPR
- a CDS encoding UvrD-helicase domain-containing protein codes for the protein MTGKNVTLRLLDKADREILKLPRPVKGAIYDFQHKFKTNPDSAGLRLKQLQGHDKLYSARVNDEYRALLLRLADDDWLIVSVKHRKDVYAHLDRLTYSVNRVTGGIEYVDLQVVQEEVLTPPAPRPAAPTEPVEPARPAETAAPEPLFAKWSEQQLTDLGVAPSLIPVVAALTTEDQLLGLVEYAPQLTGEVLLALYDGKEYDDVLEQVTAPVAAPEPVDPEDFRAAVERPATIVTTTDDALREALEGEDFGRWKVFLHPTQAKLVARDYSGPARVGGGPGTGKTIVALHRVKHLVEQLPAGRNKPVLLTTYNKNLAADLRSRLLALGGETLLSRVEISHVDQLALRTVREAEPGNRKRIIDEAQAVREWRSLLDELGADGWDAEFLNDEWTQVILGQAVTSRTDYFRARRAGRGGTVTRAERAEIWQLVERFTQRLDRLEVQTWDQIAERAAQLEVERARRIQAIDRQREEAGGLDNIHVADGSGGWLRYRYRHIVVDEAQDLRPAHWKMLRAMTAPDRNDLFLVGDTHQRIYKNQVTLGSLGINIRGRSSKLSLSYRTTRQILRSALNVLGDEKYDDLDGSTETLAGYRSVLSGAVPDLHRLNDWQDEREAIAALIESWGQVPHEQIAIAVPTNQMASEAAYTLAQHGIRALEIGPDGPRGDSGVHIGTMFRFKGLEYQRMIIAGVTDGLVPRASVQQRRTTDPARYRTEMQRARSLLFVAATRARDSLDIFWHGEPSPFLKELIKARPPVAA